A single uncultured Acetobacterium sp. DNA region contains:
- a CDS encoding NAD(+)/NADH kinase — protein MVLETEFKNFKEIGIYLNMDKPDSPALAKKCMDYLICHGFKIALLEGQIEYLHESVVYYPKNLFYRKPDCILVLGGDGTLLFVARKVCFYSIPIFGINLGKLGFLTEGEAGNYEEALKNLTSGDYYIEERMMLSCSIKKENESACFYMALNDVLVKSRGFRMMDIEAKAGGSTIDKFRADGLIIATPTGSTGYSLAAGGPVVSPQANVMILNPICPHRLHDRSYILPENEVINLEFGDREKDIMVTFDGQTTVSITPNDAVKVKKATYCTRLIRLNNMSSYDRLRIKLSSDY, from the coding sequence GCAAAAAAATGTATGGATTATTTAATTTGTCATGGTTTTAAAATCGCCTTATTGGAAGGTCAAATAGAATATCTTCATGAGAGTGTTGTTTACTATCCCAAAAACCTTTTTTACCGAAAACCGGATTGCATTCTGGTGCTGGGCGGTGATGGAACCCTCTTATTTGTGGCCAGAAAGGTTTGCTTCTATTCGATTCCGATTTTCGGAATCAATCTGGGGAAACTCGGGTTTTTAACCGAAGGCGAAGCCGGTAACTATGAAGAGGCACTGAAAAATTTAACTTCCGGCGACTACTACATTGAAGAGCGAATGATGCTGAGCTGCAGCATTAAAAAGGAAAATGAGAGTGCCTGCTTCTATATGGCTTTAAACGATGTGTTGGTTAAAAGCCGAGGCTTTCGAATGATGGATATTGAGGCCAAAGCTGGCGGGTCGACGATTGATAAATTCCGAGCTGATGGATTGATTATTGCTACGCCTACCGGCTCAACTGGCTATTCACTGGCCGCCGGCGGCCCGGTAGTATCCCCCCAGGCCAATGTAATGATTCTCAACCCGATTTGTCCTCATCGTCTCCATGACCGGTCTTATATACTGCCCGAGAACGAGGTGATTAATCTTGAATTTGGAGACCGTGAAAAGGACATCATGGTGACCTTTGATGGGCAGACAACCGTTTCGATTACCCCCAATGATGCAGTTAAGGTAAAAAAAGCCACCTATTGTACCCGTCTCATTCGGCTCAATAATATGAGCAGCTATGATCGGTTGAGAATTAAGCTTTCCAGCGACTATTAA